A portion of the Colias croceus chromosome 25, ilColCroc2.1 genome contains these proteins:
- the LOC123703047 gene encoding uncharacterized protein LOC123703047, whose translation MGSGRRDAACYRSCDDGLADVYRRVSASRSHGVNPSYEEVEEWRAEAVERRFREWERRLEEPSAGERTVAAIRPVLQEWCDRRHGAITFRLTQILSGHGCFGRYLCKVARREPSMVCHYGVPGRRTRQITLLPCAPRGPSLVLA comes from the coding sequence ATGGGATCTGGACGCCGAGATGCGGCGTGCTATCGATCGTGCGATGATGGGCTAGCGGACGTGTATCGCCGCGTCTCTGCGTCTAGGTCACATGGGGTGAATCCTTCCTACGAGGAAGTAGAGGAGTGGAGGGCCGAGGCTGTCGAGCGGCGGTTCCGGGAGTGGGAACGCCGGCTCGAGGAGCCCAGCGCGGGTGAGAGGACGGTTGCGGCCATACGTCCAGTCCTCCAAGAGTGGTGCGACAGGCGGCACGGGGCCATAACCTTCCGCCTTACGCAGATACTGTCCGGGCACGGCTGCTTCGGGCGGTACCTGTGTAAAGTCGCGAGGAGGGAGCCCAGCATGGTCTGCCACTATGGTGTGCCTGGCCGGAGGACACGGCAGATCACACTCTTACCGTGTGCCCCGCGTGGGCCGAGCCTCGTGCTCGCTTAG